The Cervus elaphus chromosome 21, mCerEla1.1, whole genome shotgun sequence genome window below encodes:
- the RRS1 gene encoding ribosome biogenesis regulatory protein homolog, translating into MEGQSVEELLAKAERDEAEKLQRITVHKELELEFDLGNLLASDRNPPTGLRHAGPTREAELKALARDNTQLLINQLWQLPTERVEEALVARLPEPSTRLPREKPVPRPRPLTRWQQFARLKGIRPKKKTNLAWDEVSGQWRRRWGYQRARDDTKEWLIEVPGNADPMEDQFAKRIQAKKERVAKNELNRLRNLARAHKMQLPSAAGMHPTGHQSKEELGRAMQVAKVSTASVGRFQERLPKEKAPRGSGKKRKFQPLFGDFAAERKSQLEMLRVMNSKKPQLDITRATNKQMREEDQEEAAKRRKMSQKGKRKGGRQGPGGKGKGGTPSHGGKRRGGVGGKMNSGPPGLSGKRKGGQHQGGKRRK; encoded by the coding sequence ATGGAGGGCCAGAGCGTGGAGGAGCTGCTGGCAAAGGCGGAGCGGGACGAGGCAGAGAAGCTGCAGCGCATCACGGTGCACAAGGAATTGGAGCTGGAGTTCGACCTGGGTAATTTGCTGGCCTCTGACCGGAACCCCCCGACCGGGCTGCGGCACGCGGGACCCACACGGGAGGCCGAGCTGAAGGCCCTGGCGCGGGACAACACGCAGCTGCTCATCAACCAGCTGTGGCAGCTGCCTACCGAGCGCGTGGAGGAGGCGCTGGTGGCACGGCTGCCGGAACCCAGCACTCGTCTGCCGCGCGAGAAGCCGGTGCCCCGGCCGCGGCCGCTTACTCGCTGGCAGCAGTTTGCGCGCCTCAAGGGTATCCGTCCCAAGAAGAAGACCAATTTGGCGTGGGACGAGGTGAGCGGCCAGTGGCGCCGCCGCTGGGGCTACCAGCGCGCCCGCGACGACACCAAGGAGTGGCTGATCGAGGTGCCGGGCAATGCCGACCCCATGGAGGACCAGTTCGCCAAGCGGATTCAGGCTAAGAAGGAACGGGTGGCCAAGAACGAGCTGAACCGGCTGCGTAACCTGGCCCGCGCGCACAAAATGCAGCTGCCCAGCGCGGCCGGCATGCACCCTACCGGACACCAGAGTAAGGAGGAGCTGGGCCGCGCCATGCAGGTGGCCAAGGTCTCCACTGCCTCTGTGGGGCGCTTCCAGGAGCGCCTGCCCAAGGAGAAGGCGCCCAGGGGCTCCGGCAAGAAGAGGAAGTTTCAGCCTCTTTTCGGGGACTTTGCGGCCGAGAGAAAGAGCCAGTTGGAGATGCTGCGAGTGATGAACAGCAAAAAGCCTCAGTTGGACATTACGAGGGCCACCAATAAGCAGATGAGAGAGGAGGACCAGGAGGAGGCGGCTAAGCGGAGGAAAATGAGTCAGAAGGGCAAGAGAAAGGGGGGCCGACAGGGTCCTGGGGGTAAGGGGAAAGGGGGCACGCCCAGCCAcggagggaagaggagagggggtgTGGGAGGCAAGATGAATTCCGGGCCTCCCGGCCTGAGTGGCAAGAGAAAAGGGGGGCAACACCaaggaggaaagaggaggaagtaa